Within Gammaproteobacteria bacterium, the genomic segment TCAATCTGACCCTGAAGACCCTGGGGTCAGGTGATGCGGGGGGGATGAGCGTTCCGCTGCGGCAGATCGATACCCTGGTGATCACCCCGAGCCGCAATCTCGCCGAGATGGCGCAGGACTATATCGGCGCGTTTCCCGGGACGGTGCGTCATCTGTTGCGTGGGATTGGCGTGCGGCGCAAACAGGGCGAGGAATTGACCAGCTATCTGCTGTTTGACGGCAATTACTGCGGTGCCTTGATCGATCTCGGCTACCGGGATGCAATGGCGCAGCGGGAGGCGCTGCGGCGTTTTCTGGGGATCGAAGACGAGACCGGCCCCGCCGGAAAGGCGGGGCCGGTAAGTCGATCCGAAGAGGTTGGTGCCTAGCGGAAGCGCGGGGCGCCGAAATGGTGCACGAAGCCGATGGTCCAGGTGTCGAAGGAGGAATCGACCTTGGTGGGCAGGCTGATGCCGTTGACTTCCTTGATCTTGCCCTGGTTGTAGCGGACCCATTCGAGCGAGACGGCGGTGTTGGGGGCGCCGAACAGCTCTATGCCGGCTCCGTAGGCAACCGTGCTCAGGTTGTCGTTCACGCTGTCGCTACCCTTCTTGATGAAGTGGCTGGTCAGGTAGCCGCCGCCGGCGAGGGCGTAGACGTTGACGTCCTTGAAGGGCAGGTTGCCGCGTACGAAGGCGCCGTAGAAGCTGCGCAGGGTCTTGTCGCCTTCGCCGTCGCGTACACCGCCGTGCAGTTCCACGCCCAGGTAGGGCAGGATGTCCAGGCCGATTTTGGCCTTGTAGACGTTGTAATCGAGCGTGTTATTGGCGAAATAGCCCGTGTTGTTGTCCAGGTGGACATTGCCCACGCCCCCTGCGAGGCCGAAATACATGCGCGGCATTTCGGCGAGCGCCGGACCGGAAGCCAACAGGGTGGTGATCAGCAGCAGGTATTTGATTTTCATGCCCTTACTCCGCGGGTTCGGATATGGTCTTGTGTTGGTCGGGCGCGGAACACAGGGA encodes:
- a CDS encoding outer membrane beta-barrel protein; this translates as MKIKYLLLITTLLASGPALAEMPRMYFGLAGGVGNVHLDNNTGYFANNTLDYNVYKAKIGLDILPYLGVELHGGVRDGEGDKTLRSFYGAFVRGNLPFKDVNVYALAGGGYLTSHFIKKGSDSVNDNLSTVAYGAGIELFGAPNTAVSLEWVRYNQGKIKEVNGISLPTKVDSSFDTWTIGFVHHFGAPRFR